The segment TCATAAAAAAGCTGGCGACACTTTTGAAAAAATAGCAATGGTGCAATTAACTAATCTTGAAAAACCTCAATCAACAACCCTTTTAGCTCCCATCTCAACTCCTTCGCAAAAAAACGATCCTTCGACAAAAAAAATATCGCAAGAAAATTTACAAAGCCTGGCAAAAACGCTTCAACCTTCAGAAAATATTTCAAGACAGATTGCAGATCAAAAATCAGAAAAAGCTCAAGATCAACTATTCGGCATTACTAGCGAAGGATTTCGTTTCGTTTATCTCCTCGATGTTTCGGGCAGTATGCTAGAAAAAGCTGGCGCCTCAACTCGCTTGGATTACGCGAAACAAGAAATCAAACGCGCCATCACTCAACTACCCGAAGAAGCAGAATTTAATATTCTTTTATTTGCCGATCGCGTTTCCGCTTTTTCGCCACAATGCTTGCCCGCTACCGCCTTCATGAAAAAAAAGGCTTTCGATTTTTTAGACCGAGACACTTCTCTAGGAGGGGTAACCGATATTGTCGGA is part of the Verrucomicrobiia bacterium genome and harbors:
- a CDS encoding VWA domain-containing protein, translating into MKPYLLWILIAISALLHGILFFFLSGYSFWQFSHKKAGDTFEKIAMVQLTNLEKPQSTTLLAPISTPSQKNDPSTKKISQENLQSLAKTLQPSENISRQIADQKSEKAQDQLFGITSEGFRFVYLLDVSGSMLEKAGASTRLDYAKQEIKRAITQLPEEAEFNILLFADRVSAFSPQCLPATAFMKKKAFDFLDRDTSLGGVTDIVGGLGMALQQWPDVIFLLTDGASNTSEDIFRSQWQYLYHQSHSRTQISVIGFLLDAQQENLLREIASLTQGKFWHWKGG